In Leptospira licerasiae serovar Varillal str. VAR 010, the genomic window GATAAACCTGCAGGAGAGATCCCTTGGTATTTGAATTTTAAAGATGTATTTGTGGATCCTAAATTGCCATGAAGTTAAAAAAAGTCCTGATCAAAATCGCTTTTCTCGCGGCAATCGCTCCATTGGATGTGTTTGCAGAAGTAACCTTTAAAGCTAGGCTATTCTCCAGACAAAAAAACCAAGGAGAAGCTAAGACCCAAGTCTTACTCTTTGAAACAAAAAAGATCTATAAAACCGATGCAGAAGGTTACTTTGATGCTGTAGTACCTTCTCCAGGTATTTATACTTTCCGTATCTTAAAAGTAGAAGATATGCAGGATATCAAAGGTAACGTGGACGCTTCCGGTCAAACAGTTACTCTTTATACTGACTCAGGCTCGGATTCTTCCGTGGCTTCCCCCAAGGCAAAGGTCCCGAAGGGAACAATCACGGTCGCTGCAGAAAGAGATAAACCTATTCTTTCCAGGACCACGATCAAATACGAAGAGATCAAAAGGATGCCTGGGACTTTCGGAGAACCGTTACGCGCCTTGGAAACGATCCCAGGTGTGGTTCCATCCGCGGCATTTGGCGGTGGCGCAAACAATTATGTGATCCGGGGTTCCGATCCGAACTCGAACTTATATTTAGTGGATGATCTTCCTATTCTTTATCCGTTCCACTTCGACGGATTGAGCGCGGTAGTAAACGCAAACCTGATCAAGTCGATCGATGTGTATACCGGTGTTTTCCCTGCAAACTTCAATAACGCGTTAGGCGGGGTTATTCATATCGATACGGTAGACAAGGTAGACAAGTCCCAGAAAAACCTGATCATCTCGGCTTGGTCCAGCAGCATCAGCTATATGAGCCCCACTTTCGGCGGCAAAGGTTATTTGATCGCTTCCGCTCGTGTAGGATATTTGGATAGATTTGTACAAGGTTTAACTTCCGCTTTAGGCGCTGACTTTCCGGAAGGACTTAGACTTCCAAGATTTGTGGACTCTCAAGTAAAGTTCGTCCATAATTTTAACGAACATCACCAAATCTCTTTCCATTCCTTTTATTCCAAAGATGACTTTGCGGCAAATCTTCCTGCGAAATACCAGAACGACCCTGCCAATGATTCGACTGCTGCATTTGCAGGCGCAAGCATTTCCTCCGGGCAAGGATTCCGGACCCAAGCATTACGCTATACTTGGAAACCGATCGATACCTTCTCCAATCGTGTAACACTCATCAGTTACGATCCGTTTACCGACTTTAACGTTGCATTCGGTTCCATCCAAGGAAAGAACAGAGCTAGCGGTGCATATAACGGCGTACGTCAGGATGCCTTCTGGGATCCGAATAAGTATTTCAGCGCTGAGTTCGGAACAGAATACAGGTTATTGAATTATTATTCTACCGGTTCCAGTATCATCCAAACAGATCCGAACAATTTAAGCCCCAACCCATACGATACCCAAAGTCCCGACTTTACTACCATTCCTACCAATATCACTGCAAAGGGAGCTTACTATAACGGTTATCTTACTACCAAGATCCGTTTAGGAAATCTGCATATTGAACCGGGAGCACGTTACGACTATATTCCGTACGTAAATAACAGTGCATTCGGGCCTAGAGCACAGGCATCTTATAAATTCGAAGGTATCGGAAAAGGAACTACCATCTTCGCTGGTGGAGGTAATTTTTTCCGCTTCCCTCTGGATACTAGATTCAACAAAGACAGCGGGAACCCTCACTTGGATTTCGAAAAGGTATTCAAGTACGGTGGAGGGATAGAACAATTACTAGAAGGGGATTACCAGATCAAAGGAGAGATATTCAAACAAGAATATACCGACCTTATCGTGGACGACCCTTATATCACCGACTACGTTGGAACAAATCCGGACCCATATTCCAGGATCGCTCAACCTTTTATCGTAAACAAAAAGTTGAACTACTCCAATAGCGGAACCGGTTGGTCCAGAGGTTACGAATTAGTACTTCGCAAGAACTCTCGCCCAGGAACTAGGAATTGGTTCGGTTGGATTACCTACACATGGTCCCAAACATTCAGAAATAATAATATATTCACTCCTGATCCGGGCTCTGCACCTTTGAATACCCAGGAGACCCAGATCGCCGCTGAGTTTTATAAGAATTCTAAAGAGACATTATACGACTACGACAGGACCCATGTGATCAATATGGTATTCGGTTGGAGATGGAGCCAAGAATGGCAGTTCGGCGCCAGATGGTCCTACCTGACCAGCAGGCCGTTTACACCTATCGTGGGTGATGATGGGGGAAGGTTTAGTAACCCTGCAAACGGCCAAACCTATTGGGTCCCTCAATATGCCAATAACCCTGCCCTGGGAGAATATATCAATAGTCGTAGATTAAAGCCTTATCATCGACTTGACATCCGTTTCGATAGATTTTTCAATTATGAATGGGGGTATATCAATACCTTCTTGGAGATAGTAAACGTATACCTGAGAGAGAACGTGGGTGGAGAGGATTTCGACAATACGAAACCTTATTCCAAAACGAACCCAAGTCCTAGCCCGACATTCGGAACAATTCCTTTGCCGGGTGGCGTGATCATTCCGTTCTTCAATATTGGTATCGAGGTGAAGTTCTAATGCATATCCGGAGTTTGGGAAAGGTATATACACACTGGTTCGGATTATTCTCCGCTCTAGTTATATTCTCATACTGTTCCCAATATTCTCCGGAGACGCCTAACGAAAGCACATTAGTCTTACAATCTCTCTTAAATTATTCCGCAAATCCATCCGCAGCATGTAAGTCCTCCATGCAAGAAACGGAAGATTGTTTAAAAACTTCCTCCGATTTAAACGGAAGCGGACAAGCCGAAATTTCAGGATTATTCTCCGGTGGAACCGCTAAGAGTTATGAATCTTATTGCAGCCAGTTATTGGCCCAAGAGCAGATGTCCGGTTTAAATTCCAAAACCCAAGAATGCATTTTTAACTGTAACGAGGCCTATTGGTCCAAGGTCGAATCCGAGAACGATTGTAGCGGAGAAGGTTCTGAACTACTTATTTCTAATTCCGGAGTAGAGACCCTGGGCTGCGTCAGAAATTGCAAAGAACTTTATTCGCCAGAACCAGAACATTAAGTCCGAAATTTCGGAACAAAAACGGAATGACTGGGATCGTATCAGACAAAAAAACAGAAATTAAGAAGGAACTAATAAAATGAGTTTTGAAAATGCTATCGGGTACATGGAAACGGCAATCTTTGTGATCATGGCGATCGCGAGTGTTCTTGCAGTAGCTGTTGTAGTAGAAAGAGCGATCATATTCGTTAAAAATACGAAAGACTCCGCCTTCGTATTGCCTGAAATCATCCAAACCGCAAGAAAGGGAGATCTTTCCGGAGCTCCTAAATTTTCAGAAAATTATCCGGAGAATGTGTATGCAAGATTCGCTGACTTCTCCTCCGAACATTCCAAAGGCGGAAAAGAAAGCCTGGGCGAATTGATGGAAGGAAAAATGATCGGAGAAAGAGTCGGCTTCGAGACAAGACTCTCCATTCTAAACACATTGGGAAATAACGCTCCATTTATCGGACTATTGGGAACGGTATTCGGAGTAATCAGCGCATTCTATAAATTAGGGACTCTGGGAAACGCTGCAGGAGAAGTGGTAATGAGAACCATTTCACAAGCGTTACTCGCAACTGCTGTAGGTCTTGCAGTCGCAATTCCAGTAGTAATGGCAAATAACTACTTCACCAGAAAATTGAAAATCATCCAATCTAATCTGGAAATTCTTTCTAAAGAGTTTTTAGCAAGTCTGTCCCGGAAAGGTTAAACAGAGGATTTCTAGAAAGGAGAATATATGGCAGGTCAAAGTTCTTCCGGCGACGGAGAAGAAATCGGCAGTATTAATATCACTCCGATGGTGGACGTTATTTTAGTTCTATTGGTGATCTTTATGGTTACTGCAAACTTTTTAAAAAAAGAATCCATCAATATCAATCTTCCTAAAGCGGACGCAGTGGATGCGAATTTAGCTAAAACCGTTCAAGTAGCATTGTCTAAAGACGGAAAAATTTTCTTAGAAGGGAACGAAACAGATTTCCCAAGACTCGAAGCTCAATTGCAGCGAGAAGCCAAGATCCGCCCGAACATGAGGATCACGTTATCCGCTGATTCTTCCCTTCCTTACGGCAAAATAGCGGAGACTATGGGAAAGATCAAAAAGGCCGGCGTGCACCAAATCGCATTATCCGTTAAAAGGTGATCCGGAGAAATGAACCCTACTCTGGAAAAAGTAAAGACTGACGTAATCCAAAAACTCAAAGAACTTTCTCTTTGGGAGATTTGTGTTTACGGATCACTTGCTTTTCACCTATTTCTGTTCTTAACATATTACTACGTCACTCACAAAGAAAAAGAATTCGTAGATTCAGAACAATTGGAGATGAACGTAGAAGTTGATATCCAAGATATTCCTCCTGAATTGATCGGAGGAGAAACTTCTCCCACTCATAAAGATCCGAACGAATGGGTAGAAGGTTCTAACGAAGAGGGAAAAGACCCGGATCCGAATGAGATCAAAGAGAACGAGATCAGCGGGGAAGGTACCGACAAAGACGGATTCCTATTCGCTTTTTACGGAGACAAGGCCCCTACTCCTATCATCGACTTTTCTTTGAGAGATTATTTTCCGGAGAATGCTCGAGCACAAGGGATCTCTGACGCAATGATCTACTTGGAAGTGCAAGTGGATGAGAAAGGAAATCTGATCAATGCAAAGGTGATCAAATCTTCCATTCGAGGATACGGTTTCGAAGAGGCAGCAGTCAAAGTAATACGACTGGCTCGTTGGAGTCCCGGTTACGCCAAAGGAAGACCCACTCGTATGAACCACAGAGTTCCGGTCCATTTCGAGCTGGACGATAACTAATCTTGACGTTCTAAACCGCCTAAATATTTCCATATTTTACACATAGGAAATATTTTTCCGAGTAAGATTCCTTAAATATTCAAGGTTGTTTTATAAGAATATAGCTGCGGTTTTCTTCCTAGTCCTCGTCCATTGTAACTATAGATGGAATCCGGAGCTTGGAAATTCTTTCTGACAGGCGTAATAACCAGTCTGATCATAATGTTCTTCTTTTCTCATTCCGACCCGGGAATGATCCAAGCGGAGAAGGATGTTCCTAAAGAAAACTTAGTTATAGCGGATAAACAAAAAACCGTTTCCGTTCAGTCAGTTTTTGTTGGCAAACAAAGCTTCTTATATTTCGGATCTCTAGACTCTTCCAAAAACGATTTAGATCAAGTGGAGAAGTTCCTAAACTGGTTCGATATATCCGCACCAGGGGATTCACAATTCGTATTTATCAGTTTAACTCCCGAAAAAGACTCATACAATGATCTAAAGCTTAGATTCGGTAAACTGACTGATAAGATAGTTTTACTCCAACCTACAAACTCAAGCGCCGCATTAGAACTAGCTAGAGCTTTCGGGATCCAAGCTTATATCCAACCTGAAAGTGGAAATGTGAAGCACAAGACTGCACTTATCTGGGTGGATGATTCTCCTAAGATCAGAGGGATCTTTCCTAAAATTCCTGAAAAACCGGACTCTATAGATCTACCTTCCCTACTTGTCAGAGCAAAATAAGTTCCCGAAAATCCTTTAAAACGCCTCTTTCTATAAATTATTTTCCAAAAATTGGAATATTCTAGATTACTTTTTAAAAGGAAAATTCTTGAAAAAGCCCCCGGATCAGAAGTAGAGTAGAAAGCCGCGTTAACAAATTGTTTCCGGAGTCATTCCAAATGCAGAGACGTTTCGTATCGGTCCTATTCGTACTGATCCTATTATTCATTTCGCCAATTTCAGCATTAACACCTCCTCCTAGCCTGGAATCTCAGGTGAATTCTTCCGACTTTATCGCTTTGGCAAAACTTTCCAACGTAAAAGAAAGTAAGATCTCTTCCAATTCCATATCCGTAACAGCGAATGTGGAAATCCTTAAATCCCTGAAGGGAGGCAAGGAACTCCCACAGAAATTCGATATCGCATTTCTGATCTTTCCCGAATTATTCGGAAAATGGCTAAAGGCTGCTCCACAAGAAGGAGAATATATACTTTTTTTAATTAAGAAAAAGGTAAAGGACAGCAAGGGAACGGAATCCGAGATCATCGGCCTATACGAGCCCCATCCTTACGCTTTCAGAGAATACAACAAACAACTAGAAGAAAACATTTTATCTTTAATTAAGAACTAAAGGACAAATAGATGAAACCGAACTTACGTTTATTATCCGCTCTATTACTTTTACTCTCTACAACCGGTCTATTCTCCCAAACCCCTCCCGGCCTGGGAATGAAACAAGAACCTGCGGAACTTTTGGCTTCCCTTAAAGAAGCGAATCCAAATCGGATCTCTCACAGAGGGCTCTCTTCTTCTGTGGATCTATCCCAATACATGCCTCCAGTAGGAGACCAGGGCCAACAGAGTTCTTGTGTGGCTTGGTCTACTGCTTACGCCACTAAGTCTTTTCAGGAATATATGGAAAGAAAGGACAGAGGTTGGAAATTGAGCGATCCTTCGGGTACTCCAAACTACTCCAATATTTTTTCACCTGCCTTCATCTATAACCAGATCAATGGAGGAAGAGATAACGGTTCATTGATCTCAGATGCGATGAGATTGGTAGTGGAAAAAGGAGCCGCCCCTTGGTCTTCTATGCCATACAATGAAAGAGATTATTTGGCTCGCCCGCCTCAAGATGCATTTAATGTTGCTTCTTCTTATAAAGCAAAAGAGTTCTTAAGAGTTAGACAAACGGATCCAAACGAACTAAAAAACCAGCTCGCTCTCGGAAGGCCTGTTGTAGCGGGGATTCTAGTTTACGAAAACTTTATGAGCTTAAAAGGAAAAGAAGTATATAAAGAAGGAGTCGGGAAAACCTACGGAGGACACGCGATCGCGATCGTAGGTTACGATGATTCCAAAGGTGCGTTCAAGTTTATCAACTCCTGGTCCACTCAATGGGGAGATAATGGTTACGGTTATATAGATTACAGATGGTTCACCAAGGTTTGCCAATCCGCTTTCGTTCTTGTGGATGATGTGACACCCGCAACTACAACGAACACAACCACTACTACACCTTCTACGGATGTAAAACCTGTACCTCCTGAAAAAGTAAAGCCGACCGCTCCCAAAGAGATCGCGGCTACCCAAGGTTCTTTTTCGGATAAGGTAGTGTTGACCTGGGCCTCCGTTCCACTCGCGATCGGATACGAGATCCACAGAAAGGGCCCCGGAGATTCTTCCTTTTCTAAGGTTGGACTTTCGCAAACAAACGGATTTACGGACGACGGGATCCAAAAGGATATTGCCTACTCATATAAAGTTGCAACTTTAACGGATACTGATTCTTCCGATCTATCCGATGGAGAAGCAATCGGATATGCAAAAACGGAAGAGGCAAAAGCTCCGCCGAAAGTAGTGGGAGTTAAGGCAAGCCAAGGGCAATATCCGAATAAGATCGATCTAGTTTGGGAGTCTATTAGCGGTGTTACAGATTACTATGTATACAAGTGGAACTCCAACCAGAAAAAATATCTATCCGTCGGAAGAGTGAAAAATACGAACTACACTGACAATGCGGCCGCCAAGAATGGAGTAACTGAATTTTATGTAATCGCCGCAATCAGCAACGGCAAAACCGGGGATGCCTCCGATGCAGCTTCAGGTTATACTATGAAGTCGGAAGCGAAACCTCCTAAACCTTTCGGACTTACCGCTACAAAAGGATTATATAATAGTAAAATAGAAGTTCAATGGCAAAAGGTTTCAGGAGCTTCTAAATATCTGGTCTATCGTTACGATGTAAGCGGACTTTTTGGTGGAGGCGCTTGGTCCAAAGTTGGAGAAGAGGCAAAAGAAGCATTCATTGACGAAAAGTTAAATGGTCAATATGCATTCTATGCAGTCGCGGCAGTGAATAAGGACGGACAATCCGGACCGTTCTCCGATTACGCGTATGGATATATAGATCCAAACAAACATAGGGCGGCAAAACTTCCTAGTCCTACAAACCTAAAGGGAGCGCTCGACACCAAGACCGGAAAAATTTCCTTAAAATGGGACTCCGTAAAAGGAGCCAATGAATACTATGTGTATCGCAAAAAAAGAGGAGCTTCTTCTTGGGATTTCATTTCAGGGACCAATGAAAAGACTACCAATTTTACTGCAGATGTTCCCGAAAAAGAAATTTTGTATCTGTATTCGGTGACTTCCAAAACGGATCTGGGAGGAGAAAGCGATAAGGCCACACCGGTTTCCGCAGTACTTTCCCAAGCAAAACCAGCTAAGGTAATGCGCTCATTCGGAGGAGATTCTAGTTTAGAAAAATTTAAAGGACCTTGGACTGCGATGTCATGGGACGGCTCCAAAGGTGTAAACCAAGTTCTGCTCGAAATTGAAAGCCAAGATAATGTGAATTATGTTGTGAAGTTCAATAAACAGAAAATTTTCGAAGGGAGATATGTGGAAAACAGCCCTATCATCGATAAGGAAGGCAAATTCCGAATTGAGATCGAAAACGCCGGGGATGCTTTGCAGGTTACTTTGAAAGATAACGGGATCATCAATCAAAAAGCGACCCTGAACTTTTTGAAAGAGTAACCAAGGCAACTCTCAATACGAAACGCGTGTAGGAACTCCTACACGTGAAATCGATAAAAGATCTGCTTGATCTTTTATCGATTTGTGATAAGGCAATTCTGTCAAAGTGGGTACCACCGACCAGCCCCCACCCAGAACAAGGGTGGGGCACCCTTCCTCTGTTGGAGTTCCTATAAACTAAAATAAATCTACATCTTTAGCTAGAACGAAAATATTTCCGACTTCTTTCAATCTTTGAGTAAGCTCGGACGAACTCAGGATCTTAGTGACTGCGGTCTCCGGAAGTTTTTGCATTTCTTTAAAACGTTCTTGGTAGTCTTGGATCCAGATCTTTTTACAGAATAGATTGGCTTGGAAATAATACACTTGGTGGGTGATCAAGAAGTTTAAAGAATCAATATCTTCTAATGCTTCCGCAGTGATGATCGCTTCCCTGTTATCGGAAAGTCTTCTACAATAATCTATGAATGCGAGATTGTCCAAAAACTTGGTCAAGTCCTGGTCTGCTTTGAATTTAAAACTGATAGGATCCAGTTTGAATTCTTTGATCATCTCTCCCAGGTCCAAGACTACCTGGTGGCTTTGGCTTTTTACTCCGAAGTCGTCAGCGGCGAAACTGATCCCAAAATTCCAGAACCTTCTACATACGGACTTGAGAGTTGCCTCTCCTTCTTCATACGGTTTTTCGATCAGCTCCATACGTACATTTTGAGGATTCAGGTTTTGTTTCAGAAGAAGTTCATGAAAGCGAGTGACTTTTTCGTCCGTATCGAACGTATCAATAAGAGTTTGAGGAGAAATATTAAATTTCAGAAGTCCGGGAGAACCGTTGCAGGACATGATCAACTTTTCTAAGATCAAAAGTTCTATCCTGTTCAGGTCTTGGTCGTGAGGAATGTCTCGGATCAAATCCGCATATCCGGCATAAGCCTCTCCACCTACGAAAACTTCTCCACCTTTCATAGAGAAAGTATGGTCCCTATGATTATAATGAATGATCGGCTGGATAACCGCATCAGCACGTTCGCTCGCAAAGTAATCGTTTACACGATTTAGATAAGTCCAACTCCAACGAACTAGATTGTCCTTTAGATTCTTTAAAGAAGAAGTTTCCAGTTCTCGGAAGATCTCTTCTACATAGGAAATAAAATTACACTGAGTCCTACCGATCCCGAAATCAAAATTAAGAGTCCCGGTTCGGATCGCTTGGTCATGGAACCTACCCATGGCAGCATCAAAATTAGCAAGGCTGATCGGTCCTGAATTATCTAAAGGAGAAACGCCGATCAGCAGATTTTTTTTATCACCGTAAGCATAGTAACGAAATAGTTCACGATGAGAAGGCTCTATATCTGCGATCCTTTGAGGGATCAATTGTATGAATTCTACTAGGGAAACTGTGGAAATATTTTGAAATCTAAGGAGGAAGATTGGCTTTCCTCGATTTTCATTGATGAATACCGTCTTAAACTGTTCTAGATCCCCCATGTCAAAGGATCTTAATTTTAAGTTATAAGCATCGGTCATTTCGTTTGCGACATTAATCGGCATAGGGTGAGCTTACGATTCGCAAGCCCGTGGACTGGATTTTAAACGACTGTTGTTTTATGTAAAGCGGAAACGTAAACTATCGTTCGAGATTCGGTCCACACCTAATTCGGACAATTTTCTTTGTCCTGGTCCGGGGTTTGTTAATATAACATCTCCCTCTAGAATTACTTTCTTATCAAACAAAATATCTCCTTCTACTTTCAAGGAGGTGCAGCGCACTAAAGAAGGAATGGCTTGTACACGATCGGTAAAATCTTTTACCTTCTTATAATAAGTTTCATCTAAAGAGATAACTAGTTCTCCTAAACCTGCCTTCTTTCTTTCTTCCGACATAGTTACTGAAAAATCAGGATTCAAAGAATAGGCATCGGAACGTCTGACTAGATAGTCCTCACATTTTTTTACTGGAGCAAAACGATCTCTTGGAATGATGAGTCCTTTTGTATTAGAGAAGTTTTGGATGGCGGACCCCATTGCAGTTTCTAGCTGTAGGACCTCCTTCCCTTCTACCTTTTTGGGGTTTACAATCAACGATAGTTTGAAGGAGCCTGCGAGTAATTTTTCTTTTAAGACATCCAATCTGATCCAAAGATTATTAGTGGAGAATGTTCTAAATTTACCTAAAC contains:
- a CDS encoding MotA/TolQ/ExbB proton channel family protein; its protein translation is MSFENAIGYMETAIFVIMAIASVLAVAVVVERAIIFVKNTKDSAFVLPEIIQTARKGDLSGAPKFSENYPENVYARFADFSSEHSKGGKESLGELMEGKMIGERVGFETRLSILNTLGNNAPFIGLLGTVFGVISAFYKLGTLGNAAGEVVMRTISQALLATAVGLAVAIPVVMANNYFTRKLKIIQSNLEILSKEFLASLSRKG
- a CDS encoding TonB-dependent receptor plug domain-containing protein, whose product is MKLKKVLIKIAFLAAIAPLDVFAEVTFKARLFSRQKNQGEAKTQVLLFETKKIYKTDAEGYFDAVVPSPGIYTFRILKVEDMQDIKGNVDASGQTVTLYTDSGSDSSVASPKAKVPKGTITVAAERDKPILSRTTIKYEEIKRMPGTFGEPLRALETIPGVVPSAAFGGGANNYVIRGSDPNSNLYLVDDLPILYPFHFDGLSAVVNANLIKSIDVYTGVFPANFNNALGGVIHIDTVDKVDKSQKNLIISAWSSSISYMSPTFGGKGYLIASARVGYLDRFVQGLTSALGADFPEGLRLPRFVDSQVKFVHNFNEHHQISFHSFYSKDDFAANLPAKYQNDPANDSTAAFAGASISSGQGFRTQALRYTWKPIDTFSNRVTLISYDPFTDFNVAFGSIQGKNRASGAYNGVRQDAFWDPNKYFSAEFGTEYRLLNYYSTGSSIIQTDPNNLSPNPYDTQSPDFTTIPTNITAKGAYYNGYLTTKIRLGNLHIEPGARYDYIPYVNNSAFGPRAQASYKFEGIGKGTTIFAGGGNFFRFPLDTRFNKDSGNPHLDFEKVFKYGGGIEQLLEGDYQIKGEIFKQEYTDLIVDDPYITDYVGTNPDPYSRIAQPFIVNKKLNYSNSGTGWSRGYELVLRKNSRPGTRNWFGWITYTWSQTFRNNNIFTPDPGSAPLNTQETQIAAEFYKNSKETLYDYDRTHVINMVFGWRWSQEWQFGARWSYLTSRPFTPIVGDDGGRFSNPANGQTYWVPQYANNPALGEYINSRRLKPYHRLDIRFDRFFNYEWGYINTFLEIVNVYLRENVGGEDFDNTKPYSKTNPSPSPTFGTIPLPGGVIIPFFNIGIEVKF
- a CDS encoding EAL domain-containing protein, which encodes MPINVANEMTDAYNLKLRSFDMGDLEQFKTVFINENRGKPIFLLRFQNISTVSLVEFIQLIPQRIADIEPSHRELFRYYAYGDKKNLLIGVSPLDNSGPISLANFDAAMGRFHDQAIRTGTLNFDFGIGRTQCNFISYVEEIFRELETSSLKNLKDNLVRWSWTYLNRVNDYFASERADAVIQPIIHYNHRDHTFSMKGGEVFVGGEAYAGYADLIRDIPHDQDLNRIELLILEKLIMSCNGSPGLLKFNISPQTLIDTFDTDEKVTRFHELLLKQNLNPQNVRMELIEKPYEEGEATLKSVCRRFWNFGISFAADDFGVKSQSHQVVLDLGEMIKEFKLDPISFKFKADQDLTKFLDNLAFIDYCRRLSDNREAIITAEALEDIDSLNFLITHQVYYFQANLFCKKIWIQDYQERFKEMQKLPETAVTKILSSSELTQRLKEVGNIFVLAKDVDLF
- a CDS encoding C1 family peptidase; translation: MKPNLRLLSALLLLLSTTGLFSQTPPGLGMKQEPAELLASLKEANPNRISHRGLSSSVDLSQYMPPVGDQGQQSSCVAWSTAYATKSFQEYMERKDRGWKLSDPSGTPNYSNIFSPAFIYNQINGGRDNGSLISDAMRLVVEKGAAPWSSMPYNERDYLARPPQDAFNVASSYKAKEFLRVRQTDPNELKNQLALGRPVVAGILVYENFMSLKGKEVYKEGVGKTYGGHAIAIVGYDDSKGAFKFINSWSTQWGDNGYGYIDYRWFTKVCQSAFVLVDDVTPATTTNTTTTTPSTDVKPVPPEKVKPTAPKEIAATQGSFSDKVVLTWASVPLAIGYEIHRKGPGDSSFSKVGLSQTNGFTDDGIQKDIAYSYKVATLTDTDSSDLSDGEAIGYAKTEEAKAPPKVVGVKASQGQYPNKIDLVWESISGVTDYYVYKWNSNQKKYLSVGRVKNTNYTDNAAAKNGVTEFYVIAAISNGKTGDASDAASGYTMKSEAKPPKPFGLTATKGLYNSKIEVQWQKVSGASKYLVYRYDVSGLFGGGAWSKVGEEAKEAFIDEKLNGQYAFYAVAAVNKDGQSGPFSDYAYGYIDPNKHRAAKLPSPTNLKGALDTKTGKISLKWDSVKGANEYYVYRKKRGASSWDFISGTNEKTTNFTADVPEKEILYLYSVTSKTDLGGESDKATPVSAVLSQAKPAKVMRSFGGDSSLEKFKGPWTAMSWDGSKGVNQVLLEIESQDNVNYVVKFNKQKIFEGRYVENSPIIDKEGKFRIEIENAGDALQVTLKDNGIINQKATLNFLKE
- a CDS encoding energy transducer TonB — translated: MNPTLEKVKTDVIQKLKELSLWEICVYGSLAFHLFLFLTYYYVTHKEKEFVDSEQLEMNVEVDIQDIPPELIGGETSPTHKDPNEWVEGSNEEGKDPDPNEIKENEISGEGTDKDGFLFAFYGDKAPTPIIDFSLRDYFPENARAQGISDAMIYLEVQVDEKGNLINAKVIKSSIRGYGFEEAAVKVIRLARWSPGYAKGRPTRMNHRVPVHFELDDN
- a CDS encoding ExbD/TolR family protein, which gives rise to MAGQSSSGDGEEIGSINITPMVDVILVLLVIFMVTANFLKKESININLPKADAVDANLAKTVQVALSKDGKIFLEGNETDFPRLEAQLQREAKIRPNMRITLSADSSLPYGKIAETMGKIKKAGVHQIALSVKR
- a CDS encoding LIC_20196 family exoprotein is translated as MQRRFVSVLFVLILLFISPISALTPPPSLESQVNSSDFIALAKLSNVKESKISSNSISVTANVEILKSLKGGKELPQKFDIAFLIFPELFGKWLKAAPQEGEYILFLIKKKVKDSKGTESEIIGLYEPHPYAFREYNKQLEENILSLIKN